Within Micromonospora parathelypteridis, the genomic segment AGCCCAACCGCAGCCGGTCCGGCTCGACCTCGGTGTAGATCTCGCCCTTCTTGTTGAGGATCTCGTCCTTGACCTGGAACAGGTCGGCGAAGTCCGACGCCGCGTCCATCCGGACTTCCAGCTCGACCGGCTTCTCGTCGTGGTTGAGGATGGTGAGCTGCTCTCGGAAGCTGCCACCCACCGCGCGCTCCCGGATGATCGACAACTTCGCGTCCACGTAGTGCGTGGCCATCCCCGGGACGAGGAAGAACCGCGACTCGAAGTACTGCAGGTCGTCGTAGGAGAGCGAGTTCAGCCGCTCACCGTTGACGGTCAGCACCCAGGTGGACAGGAACCGGGTGTCGATGGAGAACAGCCCGGTCGGCTCGCTCGGAGTCGCCTCGATGTCGCCGGTGTCCTCGCAGACGACGAACGTGTTGCCGTCCAGGATCCGGACCGTGTTGCTCTGCCCCATCAGTGCACCTCCCCCGCGAAGCGGCGACGAGGCCCCCGGGCGTCCGGGGAACTCGGGAAGATCCGCTCCACCTGCACCACCAGCCGGGCGTCGCCGGTCACCGTCATGTCCCCGCGCAACAGCGCAGCCAGGCCGTGCTCACGGCCCGCGGCGATGTCGTCGAAGAGGACCGGGCTCGCGCCGATCACCGTGTCGGCTTCCTGGTCCTCCTGACTCACCTCCAGCCGGCCGCGGTCGATCCTCAGCAGCCAGTGCCGGGTCTGCGCCCCCTCGTGCAGGTCGATACGCAGCGTCCCGGAGGTCTTCGCCAGCAGGGGCTCGTACCCCCGCCGGTCCAGATCCTCGAAGAACCTCGTGGTCGCGTCCACCATCGGGTCCACTCCTCCCAGTTGCCGGGCCCGGGATCCCACTACCGCGCTCAAGTCGCGCGGACGGCCGGCGTTGCACACGTCCCCGCACGGGTCCCCGCCGCCTCCCCGGTCAACCTCGCCCGGATCGGGTGAGTGAACTCGGCACCGGTCTGGTCCGGACATCGCAGCGCCGGCTCCCCCCGCATCGGGGAGAGCCGGCGCGCGCCCGCGGCGGACGGTCAGTTGTTCGGGTCGTCGGCGCTGATGTCCGCGAGCACCGACTGCGGTTCACGCTCGACGGCGAGGTCACCCATCGACACCAGGCCGACAAGGCGCCCGTCGTCGATCACCGGGAGCCGGCGTACGGCATACGTACGCATCAGATCCGCGGCGGCCACCACGTCGTCGTACTGACTCACGGTGATCACGTCGCGGGTGGTGATCTGGCTCAGCCGGGTCGAGCCCGGGTCCATGTTCTCCGCGACACCTCGGACCGTGATGTCCCGGTCCGTGACGATGCCGACCACACTGTCGCCGTTGGTCACCACCACGTCACCAATCGCGCTGTCACGCATCTCCTGCGCGGCTGCGATGAGCGTCTCGTTGCCGTCCATCGTCACCAACCGGGTCGTCATGAACTCTCCGACCGTTGTCATGGTGCTCCCCTCTCGGTGTCGGCACGGCCCGTCTACCCGGCGCTCGGGAGCAGGTAACGCTGGCGGGCCGGCGCCTATCCGTGGGGGTGCCGCAGGCTCCGCAACTCGTACAGGCCACTGCTGGTCATGGCATAGAAGATCGGCAGCAGCAGGAAGATCACCAGCGCGAAGAGCGGACTGGCCAGGAATCCGACGAGGATCGCCAGCGCGTACCCCAGGACGCCGGCCGCGGCTCGCGCCCGTTCCATGGGGAAGAACCCACCCGACACGGTCTCGTCCAGCAGATCGTGATGTCGAGCCAGGTAGTGGTACAGCCCCAGCCAGGTCACCGAGA encodes:
- a CDS encoding SCP2 sterol-binding domain-containing protein codes for the protein MVDATTRFFEDLDRRGYEPLLAKTSGTLRIDLHEGAQTRHWLLRIDRGRLEVSQEDQEADTVIGASPVLFDDIAAGREHGLAALLRGDMTVTGDARLVVQVERIFPSSPDARGPRRRFAGEVH
- a CDS encoding CBS domain-containing protein, with protein sequence MTTVGEFMTTRLVTMDGNETLIAAAQEMRDSAIGDVVVTNGDSVVGIVTDRDITVRGVAENMDPGSTRLSQITTRDVITVSQYDDVVAAADLMRTYAVRRLPVIDDGRLVGLVSMGDLAVEREPQSVLADISADDPNN